The genomic interval TGCATCTGACCGGACGTGGCGTCGAATAACCACCACAGCGGCAGTGAGATCAGGAGATCAACAATGGTGACAGACAGTGCCGTCAGTCGGACGGAGGCATCTTTTACGACAAAGACCGCTACCGCTCCTAGCAGAGGGAGCATGATCAATGCAGTTAACCAAGGGAAGCCAGTCATCGAAGTCTCAATCCATCACATTTCGACTACAGTAATTCAAACGTCAAGCGCCACTCGTTCTTTTCAGAGCAGCAGATAGGCCGTGATGATCACGATACCCATCGCCATGGCCAACGCATAATGTTGGGTTTGCCCGCTCTGGATTAACCTCAAGATCCATCCCCCCCACGTGATCGTTTTTCCAACACCATTGACCGCGCCGTCGATGACGGCAATGTCGATGCGTTTCCAGAGTGCGGCAGCGACCGTACATGTGGGCTGTACGAACAGCCGGTCATAGACTTCATCGACATACCACTTGTTCAATGAAGCCTGGTATAGCCCGTTCCACTGGCGGGCCAGGCGTTCCGGAAGATCGGGGTTGAGCACGTAGGCGTAGTAGGCTGCGGCAATGCCGATCAATCCAAGCACGGTGGCTACGATCATGATGACGACACCGGCTTCTCCATGGTGCGCAGCCGGTTCCTGCCCAGTTGCAAAGACCGGTTCGAGGAATGAGGGGATGCCGAGGTACCCAGTGGCGACACTAAACAATGCCAGAATGAGAAGAGGGGTCGTCATCGTTTTTGATGGCTCATGGACATGATCCGCATGATGAGGATCGACGCGGGATTGGCCCCAGAAGGTCACAAACACCAGCCTGAAGCTGTAGAACGCAGTCAGGAGAGCGGTCAGTAGACCCGCAATTGCCAGTCCCTGCCCAAGATTGCCGGAGGACCAGGCGGAGGCCAGGATGTCATCCTTGCTGAAGAACCCAGCGGTGAGGGGGAACCCCGCGAGCGCCAGTGATCCAACGACAAAGGTCCAGTAGGTGATCGGCAACTGTTTTTTTAGCCCGCCCATGCGGCGGATGTCCTGCTCGTGGTGGAGCGCGATAATGACCGACCCACAGCCGAGGAACAACAGCGCCTTAAAGGCTCCGTGTGTGAGCAGGTGGTACATGCCGGAGGCGTAAGCCCCGAGTCCGCAGGCCATGACCATGTATCCAAGCTGACTGACTGTCGAGTAGGCGACGACACGTTTGATATCTGTTTGCGTCAACGCGATAGTTGCTCCGAGCAGCATGGTGGCACCTCCGGTGACGGCGACGACGCTCATAGCGGTCGGAGAGAGGTTGTAGATTGGTGCCAGACGCGCGACCATGAAGACTCCGGCCGTGACCATGGTTGCGGCATGAATGAGCGCTGAGATCGGGGTCGGACCTTCCATGGCATCGGGTAACCAGACGTGAAGAGGCACTTGGGCTGATTTTCCCACCGCTCCGGTGAACAGTAAGAGTGCGATCAGCGTGAACAAGGACACCTCCCATGTGCCCCCGAAAAGGCTAAGGAGATTGATTGTCAGGCCACTGGCCTCATGAAGGACCGGAAAGATCTCCAGATAGTTCAGCGAACCAAATTGATACCAGACAAGGAGCAGGCCGAGCAGAAAGCCAAAATCCCCGACACGATTGACAAGAAACGCTTTGGTTGCCGCCGCACAAGCAGACGCACGTTCGTACCAATGGCCGATCAACAGATAAGAGCACAGGCCGACAGCTTCCCAAAACACAAACAACTGGAGCAGGTTGTCTGCGAGTACCAGCATGAGCATCGAGAAGGTAAATAGCGCGATATAGCTGAAGAAGCGGGCATAGCCTGGTTCCCCATGCATGTAACCGATCGTATACACGTGCACCAGGGAGCTGACACCGGTGACCAGGAGCAACATGACGGCGGTCAGTCTGTCAATGTAGAGGCCGATATGGATATCAAGGTGGCCCGAGGTCATCCAGGTATACAAGGGGACGGAAATGACTGAACCGGAAGCCACTTGGATAAAGGCTGACAGCGCCAGTATCAGCGACAACAGCACGGCCGGAACCGCGATCACATGGGCGTTCTCCTTGAACCGGGATCCGGCCAGTCCGAGGACGAGGAATGCGGCGAGCGGAAGAAATGGAATGAGTGCGTAGAGCATCAGAGTCCGTCTCTCCTCGTTCGTCGTTTGGGACGCGGGGTGGAAACGAATGGCAGTACGGTTGTCCGATTCTTTACAAAAGATGCTTCACGCTTCACGAGTAACGACCCCTTACCATTTCAATAAATTGAATTCTTCGATATTGATGGTAGCCCGCGAACGATGGAGAGCGATGATGATCGCCAGCCCCACTGCCACCTCTGCAGCGGCGACGGTGAGGGCAAAGAAAACAAACACTTGTCCACCCAGGTCTCGAAAATAATCGGAGAAGGCGACAAAGTTAATATTCGTCGCATTCAGCATCAGTTCAACTGAGAGCAGGATTGCGATGATGTTGCGACGGATGAGTACGCCGACGATGCCCGTCAGGAATACGATCCCGCTCAGAATCAGATAGTAGGAGATGGGGATGGTCATTCGGTGACCTTCGTTCGAACCATGGGGCTGGCATTGTCCTGGTCCCCAATCTCTCGCTTCGCGAGGACGATGGCACCGATCATGGCGACCAAGAGCACCAAGGAGGCGACCTCAAATGGGAAGAGATAGGTGGAAAACAGCGTTTGCCCGATCGCCAATGTATTATCCGGAGCAAGTGGCTCCACTGATGGGTCTGGCACAGCCTGAGCACCGGTCGTGCGAGTTCTTGCTCCACCGGAGAGGAGGACTATGGATTCGATCAGTAAAGGAGCACAGACGAATCCCGCAATCCGCCATTGGCTATGGTAACGGTCATCTTGTTTCACGTTCAAGATCATGACAACGAACAAATACAGCACCAGGATGGCGCCGGCATAGACGATAATTTGCACGGCGGCCAAGAATTCCGCATGAAGCGTGATGAACAGCCCTGCGACGTGGAAAAACATCACAAGAAGGGAGAGTGCGCTGTAGACGGGGTTTTTCAGCGCGACCACAAGAATGGACGTCGCGATAATCATCGCGGCAAAGTATCCAAAAAAGAGAAGCGACATCTGATGGTTCCTGTGTTTGAGGGCGACCGGACCGGACTCGCATACGCATGCTGCAGCCATTGGTCCGTCGACGCGTAATCCTTTGATTCAGTTCGGCTTTGGTGGCACGTGGTTGAACGCCACGTTAAAGAACGCCACGTTTGGATGCTGCAGTTCCAAGCGTTTCTCGCGAATCGGAAAGGAACGATCCCCGATCGCGAGCAACTGCTGTTTGTTCAGATGGAGTTGCCGTTTGTCGTATACCGCCCATTCAAATTCCCGTGTCATTCCCAGTGCATCGACCGGACAGGCATCCACGCACATCCCGCAGAACAAGCACCGGGTCATGTCCATGTAATATTCTTTGGAGTAGCGTTTCGTCGGTTCGCCAGGGACTTCGGCGCTGACGACGCGGATCACGCGTGACGGACACGCCGCCTCACAGAGGTCGCATCCTACGCATTTCTCCGTTCCGTCGTCGTAGCGGAGGAGGGCGAGCATACCTCGATAGTTGTCCGGTAGCGTGCGTTTCTCGTGCGGGTATTGCAATGTCACCGGACGGTAGTTGAGCAGGTGAGAGAGCGTCGCCTTCATGCCGACGAGAAGTTCATAAAACGTAATCGTCTTGAACCATTCGGATAGGCTGAGGCGTTTGGTCGTGGGGGCGGATCTCATAACGTTCCGTACACTAGTTGATCTGTTGATAGATAAACACGGCGATGGCGGTCACCACGATGTTGGCCAGCGCAATGGGCAACAGCACCTTCCAGCCGAATCGCATCAGCTGATCGTAGCGCAGTCTCGGTAAGGTCGCTCTGAGCCAGAAAAACAGGAACAAGAGTGAGTAGGTTTTTACCGCAAACCACATGGTGCTTTCGATCCAGGACCAAGACGACAAGCCGACCAGCTCCATCAAGGTTCCCGGATACGGTGCGTGCCAGCCACCGAGAAACAACGCAGAAGCCACACAGGACACGAGGACCATGTTGGCGTATTCGGCCAGGAAGAAAAATGCGAACCGCAGTCCGCTGTATTCGGTAAAGAACCCTGCCACAAGTTCGCTCTCTGCCTCAGGCAAGTCGAACGGCACCCGGTTGGTTTCAGCGACGACCGAAATCACGTAGACGACGAATGCAAAGATTTGCGGGGCCGGTAGGGCGAAGACGTACCAATTCCAAAACCAGCCGGCCTGGGCATCAGTAATTTTCACGAGACTGAGTGATCCGGCTAAAATCAACACGCCGACAATCGACAGTCCGACGTTGAGCTCGTAGCTGATCACCTGTGCGGCCGATCGGAGGCCTCCCAACAAGGAGTATTTGCTGTTCGATGCCCATCCTCCAAGGATGATGCCGTAGGCCGCGAGTGAGGCGAAGGCGAGGATATAGAGGATACCGATGTTGATGTCGCTAACGACGAAGGGTTTCACTGAGATGCCGTTGATCTCAAACGTCCAGTTGGGGCCCCAGGGAATCACGGCGAACCCGATAAACGTCGGGATCAAGCAGAGGATCGGCGCCATGGTAAAGATGAGCTTATTTGCGCCGGCGGGAACGATGTCCTCCTTAAAAAACAG from Nitrospira sp. carries:
- the nuoL gene encoding NADH-quinone oxidoreductase subunit L; the protein is MLYALIPFLPLAAFLVLGLAGSRFKENAHVIAVPAVLLSLILALSAFIQVASGSVISVPLYTWMTSGHLDIHIGLYIDRLTAVMLLLVTGVSSLVHVYTIGYMHGEPGYARFFSYIALFTFSMLMLVLADNLLQLFVFWEAVGLCSYLLIGHWYERASACAAATKAFLVNRVGDFGFLLGLLLVWYQFGSLNYLEIFPVLHEASGLTINLLSLFGGTWEVSLFTLIALLLFTGAVGKSAQVPLHVWLPDAMEGPTPISALIHAATMVTAGVFMVARLAPIYNLSPTAMSVVAVTGGATMLLGATIALTQTDIKRVVAYSTVSQLGYMVMACGLGAYASGMYHLLTHGAFKALLFLGCGSVIIALHHEQDIRRMGGLKKQLPITYWTFVVGSLALAGFPLTAGFFSKDDILASAWSSGNLGQGLAIAGLLTALLTAFYSFRLVFVTFWGQSRVDPHHADHVHEPSKTMTTPLLILALFSVATGYLGIPSFLEPVFATGQEPAAHHGEAGVVIMIVATVLGLIGIAAAYYAYVLNPDLPERLARQWNGLYQASLNKWYVDEVYDRLFVQPTCTVAAALWKRIDIAVIDGAVNGVGKTITWGGWILRLIQSGQTQHYALAMAMGIVIITAYLLL
- the nuoK gene encoding NADH-quinone oxidoreductase subunit NuoK, with the translated sequence MPISYYLILSGIVFLTGIVGVLIRRNIIAILLSVELMLNATNINFVAFSDYFRDLGGQVFVFFALTVAAAEVAVGLAIIIALHRSRATINIEEFNLLKW
- a CDS encoding NADH-quinone oxidoreductase subunit J — translated: MSLLFFGYFAAMIIATSILVVALKNPVYSALSLLVMFFHVAGLFITLHAEFLAAVQIIVYAGAILVLYLFVVMILNVKQDDRYHSQWRIAGFVCAPLLIESIVLLSGGARTRTTGAQAVPDPSVEPLAPDNTLAIGQTLFSTYLFPFEVASLVLLVAMIGAIVLAKREIGDQDNASPMVRTKVTE
- the nuoI gene encoding NADH-quinone oxidoreductase subunit NuoI, with the translated sequence MRSAPTTKRLSLSEWFKTITFYELLVGMKATLSHLLNYRPVTLQYPHEKRTLPDNYRGMLALLRYDDGTEKCVGCDLCEAACPSRVIRVVSAEVPGEPTKRYSKEYYMDMTRCLFCGMCVDACPVDALGMTREFEWAVYDKRQLHLNKQQLLAIGDRSFPIREKRLELQHPNVAFFNVAFNHVPPKPN
- the nuoH gene encoding NADH-quinone oxidoreductase subunit NuoH → MVTEFGLRLAISLTQIGAVMCIVVITVLILTLAERKVLGWMQDRMGPMEVGPYGILQPFADAIKLFFKEDIVPAGANKLIFTMAPILCLIPTFIGFAVIPWGPNWTFEINGISVKPFVVSDINIGILYILAFASLAAYGIILGGWASNSKYSLLGGLRSAAQVISYELNVGLSIVGVLILAGSLSLVKITDAQAGWFWNWYVFALPAPQIFAFVVYVISVVAETNRVPFDLPEAESELVAGFFTEYSGLRFAFFFLAEYANMVLVSCVASALFLGGWHAPYPGTLMELVGLSSWSWIESTMWFAVKTYSLLFLFFWLRATLPRLRYDQLMRFGWKVLLPIALANIVVTAIAVFIYQQIN